From the Anabas testudineus chromosome 23, fAnaTes1.2, whole genome shotgun sequence genome, one window contains:
- the spi2 gene encoding transcription factor Spi-B: MAASVFFLKREYCVEAASRPGLICFSGEDVETQSDLEVILEFLEEYYRQNTGDNVNKVHWSAGVNERPVDDASHEQRWTCYEPPNIKPALPPFLGHDAAPALSQNTTETLSERGSLPNFISARQSTQHQATAVGSGRKVRLFHFLFEMLEDPNMAHCVSWVPAAAGVFRFSSRNKDQVARLWGQRKGNKRPMTYQKMSRALRNYARSGEIFKVKKKLTYQFSRDTLMLLQKCHQRDLM; encoded by the exons ATGGCAGCAAGTGTGTTTTTCCTGAAAAGAGAGTATTGTGTCGAGGCTGCCTCCAGACCAGGTCTTATCTGCTTCAGCGGGGAGGATGTG GAGACTCAGTCAGATTTGGAGGTGATCTTAGAGTTCCTAGAGGAATACTACAGACAGAACACTGGAGATAATG TCAACAAGGTACACTGGAGTGCAGGTGTGAATGAAAGACCTGTGGATGATGCATCACATGAGCAGCGCTGGACATGCTATGAGCCACCT AACATCAAACCTGCACTTCCACCCTTTTTGGGACATGATGCTGCACCAGCACTCagccaaaacacaacagaaacattgtCTGAGCGTGGGTCACTGCCAAATTTTATATCAGCAAGACAATCAACCCAACACCAGGCCACAGCAGTAGGGAGTG GTAGAAAGGTGCGgctctttcactttctgtttgaGATGCTGGAGGACCCAAACATGGCCCACTGCGTATCCTGGGTGCCAGCAGCCGCCGGTGTTTTCCGTTTTTCTTCCAGGAACAAGGACCAGGTGGCTCGACTGTGGGGGCAGAGAAAAGGCAACAAGAGGCCCATGACTTACCAGAAAATGTCTCGGGCCCTCAGGAACTATGCCCGGTCTGGAGAGATCttcaaagtgaaaaagaaactcACCTACCAGTTCAGCCGAGACACTCTGATGTTACTGCAGAAGTGTCATCAACGGGATTTAATGTAG
- the spic gene encoding transcription factor Spi-C isoform X2 produces the protein MMSLDNDINQHFQDAIDVIEQHSNNSFHSEYAYYETLVSQQQSLQLQRQCCLITPPSDVPTAVYDWSDTAQSWPQVIPDVSLGHPATTESPNFYSILPPQRNSKGRKKLRLYEYLHEALNDPNMGDSIQWTDSGNGTFHFISKNKEKLAECWGQRKGNRKTMTYQKMARALRNYSRTGEIIKVRRKLTYQFNPDILHRLGSAQVSLHLPCHTAQEEVRAQQQNTSDQSYSGSAAADWHSWYGHYQLQEDYDLASSFTSHATKL, from the exons ATG ATGTCCTTGGACAACGACATCAACCAGCACTTCCAGGATGCAATCGATGTGATTGAACAGCATTCAAATAATTCATTTCACTCAG aataTGCATATTATGAAACTCTGGTTTCCCAGCAGCAATCTCTGCAGCTTCAGAGACAGTGCTGCCTCATCACTCCCCCATCTGATGTACCCACTGCTGTATATGACTGGAGTGACACAGCT CAGTCCTGGCCTCAGGTGATCCCTGATGTCTCTCTGGGTCACCCTGCAACAACTGAATCTCCTAATTTCTACTCAATCTTGccacctcagagaaacagcaaag GTCGTAAGAAACTTAGACTCTATGAATACCTCCATGAAGCTCTGAATGACCCCAACATGGGCGACTCAATCCAGTGGACGGACAGTGGCAATGGTACCTTCCACTTTATTTCAAAGAACAAGGAGAAGCTGGCAGAGTGCTGGGGCCAGCGCAAAGGCAACCGCAAGACCATGACCTATCAAAAGATGGCAAGAGCTCTGAGAAACTACAGTCGCACCGGTGAGATCATCAAAGTGCGCCGCAAACTCACCTACCAGTTCAACCCAGACATTCTGCATAGGCTCGGCTCAGCTCAGGTGTCCCTGCACCTGCCCTGTCACACTGCACAGGAGGAGGTCCGCGCCCAGCAGCAAAACACGTCGGACCAGAGCTACAGCggatctgcagcagcagattgGCACAGCTGGTACGGACACTACCAGCTGCAGGAGGACTATGACCTGGCCTCCAGCTTCACCTCACACGCAACCAAACTTTGA
- the spic gene encoding transcription factor Spi-C isoform X1, with translation MMSLDNDINQHFQDAIDVIEQHSNNSFHSEYAYYETLVSQQQSLQLQRQCCLITPPSDVPTAVYDWSDTAQQSWPQVIPDVSLGHPATTESPNFYSILPPQRNSKGRKKLRLYEYLHEALNDPNMGDSIQWTDSGNGTFHFISKNKEKLAECWGQRKGNRKTMTYQKMARALRNYSRTGEIIKVRRKLTYQFNPDILHRLGSAQVSLHLPCHTAQEEVRAQQQNTSDQSYSGSAAADWHSWYGHYQLQEDYDLASSFTSHATKL, from the exons ATG ATGTCCTTGGACAACGACATCAACCAGCACTTCCAGGATGCAATCGATGTGATTGAACAGCATTCAAATAATTCATTTCACTCAG aataTGCATATTATGAAACTCTGGTTTCCCAGCAGCAATCTCTGCAGCTTCAGAGACAGTGCTGCCTCATCACTCCCCCATCTGATGTACCCACTGCTGTATATGACTGGAGTGACACAGCT CAGCAGTCCTGGCCTCAGGTGATCCCTGATGTCTCTCTGGGTCACCCTGCAACAACTGAATCTCCTAATTTCTACTCAATCTTGccacctcagagaaacagcaaag GTCGTAAGAAACTTAGACTCTATGAATACCTCCATGAAGCTCTGAATGACCCCAACATGGGCGACTCAATCCAGTGGACGGACAGTGGCAATGGTACCTTCCACTTTATTTCAAAGAACAAGGAGAAGCTGGCAGAGTGCTGGGGCCAGCGCAAAGGCAACCGCAAGACCATGACCTATCAAAAGATGGCAAGAGCTCTGAGAAACTACAGTCGCACCGGTGAGATCATCAAAGTGCGCCGCAAACTCACCTACCAGTTCAACCCAGACATTCTGCATAGGCTCGGCTCAGCTCAGGTGTCCCTGCACCTGCCCTGTCACACTGCACAGGAGGAGGTCCGCGCCCAGCAGCAAAACACGTCGGACCAGAGCTACAGCggatctgcagcagcagattgGCACAGCTGGTACGGACACTACCAGCTGCAGGAGGACTATGACCTGGCCTCCAGCTTCACCTCACACGCAACCAAACTTTGA
- the si:ch211-214j24.14 gene encoding bcl-2-like protein 13 — protein sequence MLAESWSTVGDMDPEDTKSLDSSDGAAMAGEENHSSNSDMVHLEREEAEMLEEAEKEKFRRTEVEEEEDEELQTSVLSVLGGERELVDLKEDEEDLQAPETEELLVSAEEPRVERELRGFRKMVPPMTLPPLPIVKLDPPSTTSTPVPSTTTSEVEELYSTQGLHPPSILAPMAAEPAIESLEQLKFSQIPLSDVEEHSVKGSQAAVPQPTAPKTTKSLSSTELLCGGAALVAVVGVVAYGAVAYCRK from the coding sequence ATGCTGGCAGAGTCCTGGTCCACGGTGGGTGACATGGACCCAGAAGACACTAAGAGCCTCGACAGCAGTGACGGAGCAGCTATGGCCGGGGAAGAGAACCACTCGTCCAACTCTGATATGGTCCACCTGGAGCGAGAGGAGGCGGAGATGCTGGAGGAGGCGGAGAAGGAGAAGTTTAGGAGAACAGAggtagaggaggaagaagatgaagagctGCAGACAAGTGTGTTGAGCGTGTTGGGTGGAGAGAGGGAGCTGGTGGACCTcaaggaggatgaggaggaccTCCAGGCTCCAGAAACCGAGGAGCTGCTGGTGTCAGCAGAGGAGCCTCGTGTGGAGAGGGAGCTTAGAGGGTTCAGGAAGATGGTTCCCCCAATGACCCTGCCTCCTCTACCCATCGTCAAACTGGATCCTCCCTCCACTACGTCCACTCCAGTCCCTTCCACCACGACCTCTGAAGTGGAGGAGCTTTACTCTACTCAGGGGCTCCACCCTCCATCTATCCTCGCACCAATGGCAGCAGAACCTGCCATAGAAAGTCTTGAGCAACTAAAATTCTCACAGATCCCTCTATCAGATGTGGAGGAACATTCAGTTAAAGGGTCTCAAGCAGCAGTACCACAGCCCACTGCTCCCAAGACTACCAAATCTCTGAgctccacagagctgctgtgtggagGGGCTGCTTTAGTAGCTGTTGTTGGAGTAGTTGCATATGGGGCTGTGGCCTACTGCAGAAAGTAG
- the atp6v1e1b gene encoding V-type proton ATPase subunit E 1b, translating into MALSDADVQKQIKHMMAFIEQEANEKAEEIDAKAEEEFNIEKGRLVQTQRLKIMEYYEKKEKQIEQQKKIQMSNLMNQARLKVLKARDDMISEMLNEARQRLANVAKDPSRYPALLDGLILQGFYQLLESKVTVRCRKQDVQMVQASIMRNIAIYKAAVKTNLEARIDQDNFLSPDISGGIEIYNGDGKIKVSNTLESRLDLMAQQMMPEIRVALFGANPNRKFLD; encoded by the exons ATGGCGCTGAGCGATGCCGACGTACAGAAGCAG atCAAGCACATGATGGCCTTCATCGAACAGGAGGCCAATGAGAAGGCAGAAGAAATCGATGCAAAG GCGGAGGAAGAGTTCAACATCGAGAAGGGCCGTCTGGTCCAGACTCAGAGGCTGAAGATAATGGAGTACTAcgagaagaaagagaagcagatcgagcagcagaagaaaat TCAAATGTCCAACCTGATGAACCAGGCTCGACTGAAGGTACTAAAGGCCCGTGATGACATGATCTCG GAAATGTTGAATGAGGCTCGCCAGCGGCTCGCTAATGTTGCTAAAGATCCATCCAGATATCCAGCTTTGTTGGATGGATTGATCTTACAG ggATTCTATCAGCTCCTGGAGTCCAAAGTGACTGTTCGCTGTCGTAAACAAGATGTGCAGATGGTCCAA GCGTCCATCATGAGGAACATTGCTATATACAAAGCAGCTGTGAAGACCAATCTGGAAGCCCGCATTGACCAGGACAATTTCCTATCCCCAGACAT TTCTGGAGGGATTGAGATCTATAATGGTGATGGGAAGATCAAGGTGTCCAACACCCTGGAGAGCCGACTGGACCTCATGGCTCAGCAG ATGATGCCTGAAATCCGAGTGGCTCTCTTTGGTGCCAACCCAAACCGCAAGTTTTTGGATTAA